One genomic region from Euzebya tangerina encodes:
- a CDS encoding nuclease-related domain-containing protein, whose product MKIRRDDVCGGCATTIVAGTSAYWLRDSRQVWCLPCHETPDATAPPEEQAGTAGASALAEYHRRSERELARTEKAIKADAEWRDQVVADRPVLGWVARATTPKPTTGPESQATRAWKVGAEGEQRVAEVLADVDGITILHDRAVPGSKANIDHIVVGHAGIYVIDAKKYKGRIEVRDKGGLLSSDRRLYVAGRDRTKLVEAMRWQIDVVENALPPSFAHVPVIGVLCLVAAEWSLIPRPIVLDGVTALWPGRLPKFVTTNTDGVWMDGEAVGQSLAAALPPAG is encoded by the coding sequence ATGAAGATCCGACGCGACGATGTGTGTGGTGGCTGCGCCACGACGATCGTCGCCGGAACGTCGGCCTACTGGCTCCGCGATTCCCGCCAGGTGTGGTGCCTCCCCTGCCATGAGACGCCGGACGCGACGGCGCCGCCAGAAGAGCAGGCAGGGACGGCCGGGGCCAGCGCACTGGCCGAGTACCATCGTCGATCGGAGCGGGAACTAGCCCGTACGGAGAAAGCGATAAAGGCTGACGCCGAGTGGCGCGACCAGGTGGTGGCCGACCGCCCGGTGCTCGGTTGGGTGGCGCGGGCTACGACGCCGAAGCCCACGACCGGCCCGGAGTCCCAGGCCACGCGAGCATGGAAGGTCGGGGCTGAGGGGGAGCAGCGCGTCGCCGAGGTGCTTGCTGACGTCGACGGCATCACCATCCTCCACGACCGCGCGGTGCCCGGATCCAAAGCCAACATCGACCACATCGTCGTCGGGCACGCGGGCATCTACGTCATCGACGCCAAGAAGTACAAGGGGAGGATCGAGGTCCGGGACAAGGGTGGGCTGCTGTCCAGCGACCGTCGGCTCTACGTCGCTGGCCGGGACCGGACCAAGCTGGTCGAGGCCATGAGGTGGCAGATCGACGTGGTCGAGAATGCCCTGCCGCCGTCCTTCGCCCACGTTCCGGTCATCGGGGTCCTGTGCCTCGTGGCGGCTGAGTGGTCCCTCATCCCCCGACCGATCGTTCTCGACGGTGTCACCGCCCTGTGGCCGGGGCGCCTGCCCAAGTTCGTGACCACGAACACGGACGGGGTGTGGATGGACGGAGAGGCGGTGGGCCAGAGCCTCGCGGCGGCACTACCCCCCGCTGGCTGA
- a CDS encoding homocysteine S-methyltransferase family protein, with amino-acid sequence MSNTTAGVTLLDGGMGQELVARGVAGSETLWSAAALLDAPEEVLAVHRDYIEAGADVITTNSYAAGRDRLEKVGVGHLFEQLNRTAGELAVRAREETHRPVRIAGSLGPLRGTFNPDAVGAFEELVPLYAEQAELLLPHVDLFLCETMSTAEEARAALTAAAATGREVWVSWTLAEEGEAGALRDGSGIAAALAAVADLPVAAVLVNCVQPERITAAMAALVDSGRPAGGFANGFVGIPDGWVVTDGLPDARNDLDAAAYAGHAIGWVDQGAQIVGGCCEVGPAHIRRLREQLDVLGST; translated from the coding sequence ATGTCGAACACCACCGCTGGGGTGACGCTGCTGGACGGCGGCATGGGGCAGGAGCTGGTCGCGCGTGGGGTCGCGGGATCTGAGACGCTGTGGTCCGCCGCCGCTCTGCTGGACGCCCCGGAGGAGGTCCTGGCGGTCCACCGCGACTACATCGAGGCCGGGGCGGACGTCATCACGACCAACTCCTACGCCGCTGGCCGGGACCGGCTGGAGAAGGTCGGTGTCGGCCATCTGTTCGAGCAGCTGAACCGCACCGCGGGAGAGCTGGCCGTGCGGGCTCGGGAGGAGACCCACCGACCGGTCCGGATCGCCGGGTCGCTGGGGCCCTTGCGCGGCACGTTCAACCCGGACGCCGTCGGAGCATTCGAGGAGCTGGTGCCGCTGTACGCCGAGCAGGCGGAGCTGCTGCTCCCCCACGTCGACCTGTTCCTCTGCGAGACGATGTCGACGGCGGAGGAGGCCCGTGCCGCCTTGACCGCGGCCGCCGCGACCGGCAGGGAGGTGTGGGTGTCGTGGACGCTGGCGGAGGAGGGAGAGGCCGGTGCGTTGCGGGACGGCTCGGGGATCGCCGCCGCGCTGGCTGCTGTGGCGGATCTGCCGGTCGCGGCGGTGCTGGTGAACTGCGTCCAGCCGGAGCGGATCACGGCGGCCATGGCTGCGCTGGTTGACTCCGGCCGACCGGCCGGCGGGTTCGCCAACGGGTTCGTCGGCATCCCCGACGGGTGGGTCGTGACCGACGGGCTCCCGGACGCTCGCAATGACCTGGACGCTGCCGCCTACGCCGGTCACGCCATTGGCTGGGTGGACCAAGGGGCCCAGATCGTCGGGGGCTGCTGCGAGGTCGGTCCGGCGCACATCCGCCGTCTACGAGAGCAGTTGGACGTGCTCGGCTCGACGTGA
- a CDS encoding thermonuclease family protein: protein MVQVARAVWEGFGRLPLPVRLIAWLLGFWILPVAWLAARGSRVARYGALAFLVLVTAPVALAIATDETEPAREVVVEAPTPTAPTEIQPAQTPSAADSPVPDTPETDEADPAPLEPTEEPTEEERGPTLLHIQRPIDGDSFVASDGVEYRVSMINTPETAECGSAESDQAGYALLEQGFTVQPTGGTTFGRMVVVVTLADGRGYGVTMAQQGMVDDRYLEEYRHEAPEEADQLEAAFATARQSGAGLWTTCWSDTSDQIAVATATPEPADRTPTVAPQPLLPPQPAPAPLEPLTPPEPQDQVPAAEEGCHPAYEECLPIGPDLDCADIGHRVHLTGQDDPYRLDGNSTTRQNGIGCESY, encoded by the coding sequence ATGGTCCAAGTGGCACGAGCGGTGTGGGAGGGATTCGGGCGGCTACCCCTGCCGGTCCGGCTGATCGCCTGGCTGCTCGGCTTCTGGATCCTCCCCGTCGCGTGGCTCGCCGCGCGCGGCAGCCGAGTCGCGCGGTACGGGGCTCTCGCCTTCCTCGTCCTCGTGACGGCGCCAGTGGCCCTCGCGATCGCGACCGACGAGACCGAGCCCGCGCGCGAGGTCGTGGTGGAGGCTCCGACCCCCACCGCTCCCACGGAGATCCAGCCCGCGCAGACGCCCTCCGCCGCCGACTCGCCTGTCCCGGACACCCCCGAGACCGACGAGGCGGATCCCGCTCCGCTTGAACCGACTGAGGAACCGACGGAGGAGGAGCGCGGCCCGACCCTGCTGCACATCCAGCGACCCATAGACGGCGACAGCTTCGTCGCCTCCGACGGCGTGGAGTACCGGGTCTCGATGATCAACACGCCCGAGACGGCGGAGTGCGGATCGGCCGAGTCCGACCAGGCCGGCTACGCCCTCCTCGAGCAGGGCTTCACCGTCCAGCCGACCGGCGGGACGACCTTCGGCCGCATGGTGGTCGTCGTCACGCTCGCGGACGGGCGCGGGTACGGCGTGACGATGGCCCAGCAGGGCATGGTCGACGACCGCTACCTGGAGGAGTACCGACACGAAGCGCCGGAGGAGGCCGACCAGTTGGAGGCGGCGTTCGCCACCGCCAGGCAGTCCGGCGCCGGCCTCTGGACCACCTGCTGGTCGGACACCAGCGACCAGATCGCGGTCGCCACCGCAACGCCGGAGCCAGCCGACCGGACGCCCACCGTGGCACCGCAGCCGCTGCTCCCACCACAGCCGGCCCCCGCGCCGCTCGAGCCGCTCACGCCGCCTGAGCCGCAAGACCAAGTGCCCGCCGCTGAGGAGGGATGTCACCCGGCCTACGAGGAATGCCTCCCGATCGGCCCCGACCTCGACTGCGCCGACATCGGCCATCGGGTCCACCTGACGGGCCAGGACGACCCGTACCGACTGGACGGCAACAGCACCACCCGGCAGAACGGGATCGGCTGCGAGTCGTACTGA
- a CDS encoding NADPH-dependent F420 reductase — MLVPADMNIGIIGSGNIGGTLATLLTATGHDVMLANSRGPDSLRETVEGNDRLQAGTASEAAQFGEVVMEAIPLKAIPGLPTDDLEGKILVSAANYYPDRDGQIDLGGLSQTGWVAQQVPGARVVKAFNTIWFRHLAERGDTTKPEDERRAILLAGDDEEAKATVADLIRELGFAPVDTGTLEESTRQEPGQPLYNADVTGAEARRQLSS; from the coding sequence ATGCTGGTTCCAGCGGATATGAACATCGGGATCATCGGATCAGGCAACATCGGCGGCACGCTCGCGACGCTCCTCACTGCGACCGGCCACGACGTCATGTTGGCCAACAGTCGCGGGCCGGACAGCTTGCGAGAGACTGTCGAGGGCAACGACCGGCTACAGGCTGGCACGGCAAGCGAAGCGGCGCAGTTCGGTGAGGTGGTCATGGAGGCCATCCCGCTGAAGGCCATTCCCGGCCTACCCACTGATGATCTGGAGGGGAAGATCCTGGTCAGCGCCGCCAACTACTACCCCGACCGCGACGGTCAGATCGACCTCGGTGGGCTGAGCCAGACCGGTTGGGTCGCTCAGCAGGTGCCTGGCGCCCGCGTGGTCAAGGCCTTCAACACGATCTGGTTCCGGCACCTCGCGGAGCGAGGGGACACGACCAAGCCCGAGGACGAGCGGCGGGCGATCCTGCTGGCGGGGGACGACGAGGAGGCAAAGGCAACGGTCGCTGACCTGATCCGCGAGCTCGGCTTCGCGCCAGTGGACACCGGGACGTTGGAGGAGAGCACGCGGCAAGAACCCGGACAGCCGCTGTACAACGCCGACGTGACGGGTGCGGAGGCTCGCCGGCAGTTGAGCAGCTGA
- a CDS encoding VOC family protein — protein sequence MGSALSTIVIDAHDVDRLVSFWCAVLGWSRSEAVEPDGAVEIADPQAPGSVTILVQPVPEAKTTKNRLHLDIRPRDRDQTAELERLLDLGATRVDIGQGEQTWVVLADPEGNEFCLLRARVDS from the coding sequence ATGGGTTCCGCGCTCTCGACCATCGTCATCGATGCCCACGATGTGGACCGCTTGGTGAGCTTCTGGTGCGCGGTGCTCGGGTGGAGCCGGTCCGAAGCTGTGGAGCCGGACGGCGCCGTCGAGATCGCCGACCCGCAGGCGCCAGGCTCGGTAACCATCCTGGTGCAGCCCGTGCCGGAGGCGAAGACGACGAAGAACCGCCTGCACCTCGACATCCGGCCCCGCGACCGTGACCAGACCGCGGAGCTTGAGCGGCTGCTCGACCTCGGCGCGACCCGCGTGGACATCGGGCAGGGCGAGCAGACCTGGGTGGTCCTGGCAGACCCGGAGGGCAACGAGTTCTGTCTGCTCCGGGCCCGGGTGGACTCGTGA
- a CDS encoding cell wall-binding repeat-containing protein, which yields MRLSTGKLAAGLVLAVIWTALPLSASAQPAQTQRKHAGWINDSHMAYPGPHDWDGLSGSVRPDGYGDDPEVIADLLQQAVEGTSEPVDPADLAPPWDPAPEPSDEPPGPLTGSVGPDGFGDDPEAIAEALQQAVDGSDPPTEPDVPPVPPTPTDSAFDQRGEVQEVVRLAGLNRVTTALAIAQSLTRESAPPEAVIIASADNARYADALSAATVSAEYGAPVLLTYSETLHPDVEQTLADWAGDDPTRLTVLLVGGTVALSTQVEDAVQAGGYIVSRAAGPNRFATAVQLAQIADIDSPTHVMVANGGRDEMGAPAFQDALVAGAAAGEYGVLLLSDGTRMPAETAAYINEESVGKNYYAIGAAAQAAYPNGIPVGGNPVDGNDEVYATSVAVAQRFTPGFTRFGLASGERFPDGLAGGGHAGRLDVPLLLSTGTGLPDVVLEHVAAQPRETAYVYGGVDAIDESLSLQIGVSDYQTNCGWTGGILFGVECRVTLSRIATQQFCDEWCGRADELAIGGATAAGICAIVGSTTAGVGCVVALGTGGTFFLDLQSAADQGACFAYGFLYSALVGTAATVIDPTEVRDGAVCDDASRLDTTRREN from the coding sequence ATGAGACTGTCAACGGGGAAGCTCGCCGCCGGATTGGTCCTGGCCGTGATCTGGACGGCACTGCCACTCTCGGCGTCGGCGCAGCCAGCCCAGACCCAGCGAAAGCACGCCGGATGGATCAACGACTCCCACATGGCCTATCCGGGGCCGCACGACTGGGATGGGCTGTCCGGGTCGGTCCGTCCGGACGGCTACGGGGACGATCCCGAGGTGATCGCGGACCTCCTGCAACAAGCCGTGGAGGGCACCAGTGAGCCGGTCGACCCCGCCGACCTGGCGCCACCCTGGGACCCGGCGCCCGAGCCGAGCGACGAACCCCCCGGCCCACTGACCGGTTCAGTTGGCCCCGATGGGTTCGGGGACGACCCAGAGGCCATCGCCGAGGCGTTGCAGCAGGCTGTCGACGGCTCCGATCCGCCAACCGAGCCTGACGTTCCTCCGGTCCCCCCGACCCCAACCGACAGTGCCTTCGACCAGCGCGGCGAAGTGCAAGAGGTCGTTCGGCTGGCAGGTCTCAACCGAGTCACAACCGCACTGGCTATCGCCCAGTCCCTCACACGCGAGAGTGCACCACCTGAGGCCGTCATCATCGCGTCGGCAGACAACGCTCGCTACGCAGACGCGCTGTCCGCAGCCACCGTTTCTGCGGAGTACGGGGCCCCCGTCCTGCTGACGTACAGCGAGACGCTCCACCCGGACGTGGAGCAAACGTTGGCCGACTGGGCTGGCGACGACCCGACACGTCTGACCGTCCTGCTCGTCGGCGGAACGGTGGCGCTCAGCACCCAAGTTGAAGATGCGGTGCAGGCCGGTGGGTACATCGTCAGTCGCGCAGCCGGTCCCAACCGGTTCGCAACCGCGGTGCAACTCGCCCAGATCGCCGACATCGACTCGCCAACGCACGTCATGGTCGCCAACGGTGGTAGAGACGAGATGGGGGCTCCTGCCTTCCAAGACGCACTCGTCGCCGGGGCAGCCGCGGGAGAGTACGGGGTGCTGCTCCTGAGCGACGGTACGCGCATGCCGGCAGAGACCGCCGCCTACATCAACGAGGAGTCCGTCGGGAAGAACTACTACGCGATTGGAGCGGCGGCTCAAGCGGCCTACCCCAATGGCATCCCCGTCGGCGGCAATCCCGTCGACGGCAACGATGAGGTGTACGCGACCTCCGTGGCAGTAGCCCAACGGTTCACACCCGGGTTCACGCGCTTCGGTCTGGCCAGTGGCGAACGCTTTCCAGATGGACTCGCCGGCGGAGGGCACGCCGGTCGACTTGACGTACCGCTGCTGCTGTCCACGGGGACCGGCTTGCCCGACGTCGTACTGGAGCACGTGGCGGCGCAGCCACGAGAGACGGCGTACGTCTATGGCGGAGTGGACGCCATCGATGAGTCGCTCAGCCTGCAGATCGGGGTCAGCGACTACCAGACCAACTGTGGATGGACCGGTGGGATCCTCTTCGGCGTCGAGTGTCGCGTCACATTGTCCCGAATCGCCACTCAACAGTTCTGCGACGAGTGGTGCGGTCGGGCAGACGAACTGGCGATCGGTGGAGCGACCGCTGCAGGCATTTGCGCAATCGTGGGCTCCACCACCGCAGGCGTCGGATGTGTTGTCGCTCTCGGGACTGGAGGGACATTCTTCTTGGACCTACAGTCGGCTGCCGACCAGGGCGCATGCTTCGCATACGGGTTCTTGTACTCGGCACTCGTAGGAACTGCGGCGACGGTGATCGACCCTACGGAGGTCAGGGACGGTGCCGTATGCGACGACGCCAGTCGACTGGATACTACTAGGAGAGAGAATTGA
- a CDS encoding nucleotidyl transferase AbiEii/AbiGii toxin family protein, with product MRELDTERLIRTLQDHGVRFVLVGGMAAVAHGSALPTEDVDIAPARDEANMDRLAAALRELGARIRTGDPDGVAFPINTGFLVSQPHMLNLTTDAGDLDLTITPSGFPDGYATLIDDAVELDLGGGTQVMVASLADVITSKEAAGRDKDHRALPYLRALQEEIASSG from the coding sequence GTGAGGGAGTTGGACACAGAGCGACTGATCCGGACGCTCCAGGACCACGGGGTGCGGTTCGTTCTGGTCGGAGGCATGGCTGCGGTCGCCCACGGCTCAGCGCTGCCGACCGAAGACGTCGACATCGCGCCCGCCCGCGACGAGGCCAACATGGACCGACTGGCTGCCGCCCTGCGGGAACTCGGGGCCCGAATTCGGACTGGCGACCCGGACGGCGTCGCGTTCCCGATCAACACCGGGTTCTTGGTCTCCCAGCCCCACATGCTCAACCTGACGACCGACGCCGGCGACCTCGACCTGACGATCACCCCCTCCGGATTCCCCGATGGCTACGCCACGCTGATCGACGACGCGGTCGAGCTTGATCTCGGAGGCGGCACGCAGGTCATGGTGGCGTCCCTCGCCGACGTCATCACGTCCAAGGAGGCGGCAGGACGCGACAAGGATCACCGTGCCCTCCCCTACCTCCGCGCGCTCCAAGAGGAGATCGCCAGCAGCGGGTGA
- a CDS encoding ribbon-helix-helix protein, CopG family, producing the protein MTTTPGRGRPRVGQRVTVRLPPELLRDVDRLAASAGMTRAAYLRALIAAALPAEDVDRSQIRRMLRLTPAERIAWNDRTVRKVRPLGEATAS; encoded by the coding sequence GTGACCACCACTCCAGGCCGAGGCCGTCCGCGAGTCGGTCAACGGGTGACCGTCCGCCTCCCACCGGAGCTGCTGCGCGATGTCGACCGGCTTGCCGCCAGCGCGGGCATGACACGTGCGGCGTACCTGCGGGCACTGATCGCTGCGGCGTTGCCCGCGGAGGACGTGGACCGCTCTCAAATCCGTCGCATGCTGCGTCTCACGCCTGCCGAGCGGATCGCCTGGAATGACCGCACCGTCAGGAAGGTCCGACCCCTGGGCGAGGCGACGGCCTCGTGA
- a CDS encoding Uma2 family endonuclease, which translates to MGELLIRPDDLDVRGLRSEEYMALFEMGAFEGERVELIGGQVIRVSPMSDPRAWTIMRLNAQLASLMSSGYDVRVQLPVDVSEYSMPEPDVSIHPRLDRPDQRPTTALVAIEVSVTSLRLDLTHKASIYASAGIPLYLVFDLNGDRLVVHRAPEGGTYTDVAEHVPTGGFDVLGIDLDLPELFGRG; encoded by the coding sequence ATGGGCGAGCTGCTGATCCGACCGGACGATCTGGACGTTCGCGGGCTGCGGAGTGAGGAGTACATGGCGCTGTTCGAGATGGGAGCCTTCGAGGGTGAGCGGGTCGAGCTCATCGGCGGGCAGGTCATTCGCGTGAGCCCGATGTCGGACCCCCGCGCCTGGACGATCATGCGCCTCAACGCGCAGCTCGCGTCGCTCATGTCGTCTGGCTACGACGTGCGGGTGCAACTGCCGGTCGATGTCAGCGAGTACTCGATGCCAGAGCCCGACGTGAGCATCCACCCTCGCCTGGACCGGCCAGATCAGCGGCCGACCACCGCCCTGGTGGCCATCGAGGTGTCGGTGACCTCGCTGCGGCTCGACCTGACCCACAAGGCGAGCATCTACGCGTCCGCCGGTATCCCGCTCTACCTCGTGTTCGACCTGAACGGCGACCGCCTGGTCGTCCACCGAGCTCCCGAGGGCGGCACGTACACCGACGTCGCGGAGCACGTGCCCACCGGTGGGTTCGACGTCCTCGGCATCGACCTCGACCTGCCCGAGCTGTTCGGCCGCGGCTAG
- a CDS encoding DEAD/DEAH box helicase, whose product MPDRPPPTSIGGVSDVLGPTFTDRGRRYARDGMVRSASWDPDATTLVGQVHGSGSRIYTTTAEWARRRGSWVLLGGDCSCPMVGDCKHVAALVLAADRGLVELAPRNGEAALGGLAVDGDHHESSDHSAHPVAGGVGTGAEQAPWRTLLSPTTSSAWHRDRDTAPLGLQFTLRRPTTRTTSLPASLSVRLIQPGRTGWTAGTLDWRTLSEWSGGYGRSGPTVFDTEQVRVAKALYAMSTALATYGSYTTSVRDLDLTEFAHPQLWTLLQAAVDAGMPLRTGRSGAAAVDLSPVAAEVRLDLTRPDGPSGGLVATPGLWLDDRTVDPILFVGKPAHGVVLARNAPGDPVEGGAKPEEPSAPMQPLTDSPHDAGQASNEDAPGLWLAPLNATPPAGLVDALQADEAIPIPAAEEATFVAEGWTRLRRQTHVTSSDGSFIPPTITGPELVARVVPEHADRLQIHWGVRYRIDDESREDLIDADLDVTPWRDPAAEAKAIGALASVTGTGSLGQADFDAPLGLLDAAGALRPSAIVTGEAAIDLATRLLPELEEHPDVIVEVEGTLPDYRDVTDVVQVEVATRAFEDNRDWFGLDVELKVDGRTVPLGAVFTALTEGRTRLMLRDGAWMSLDRPVFDQLRVLIEEAEGLTEPTAKGLSISRYQADLWEQLAALGIVTGQAAAWKRQVEGLLADPSVRQLDPPPGLQATLRPYQQEGFSWLAFLAEHQLGGILADDMGLGKTVQTLAMILHQRRGEMSSGMSSELSAAEGPGGGAGAADGPFLVVAPASVVHGWVSEAARFTPDLDVRVADATFAKMGTTAEELAAEADVVITSYTRFRLDAEEYRRVRWAGLVLDEAQAVKNHRSKVYGCVRRLGAPTCIAITGTPMENNLMELWSLLSVAAPGLYPNPSRFKEQWATPIQRSGDIERLALLRRRIRPLLLRRTKEEVAPDLPPKQEQILDVTLTPAHRKVYDTWLQRERRKVLGLMGDLDEHRFTVLRSITLLRLASLHAGLVEEAKAGVASAKLDVLVEHLTEIAEAGHRALVFSQFTSFLALVRERLEQAGLAHAYLDGSTRRRDRVVEAWKTSAEPVFIISLKAGGVGLNLTEADYVFLLDPWWNPATEAQAIDRTHRIGQTRPVMVYRLIAEDTIEQKVRRLAERKAELVEGVMAGGPAFDGKLTAEDVEALFG is encoded by the coding sequence ATGCCAGACCGCCCACCTCCAACCTCCATCGGTGGCGTGAGCGACGTCCTGGGCCCGACCTTCACGGACCGGGGCCGGCGGTACGCCCGGGACGGGATGGTCCGCTCGGCCTCCTGGGACCCGGACGCCACGACGCTGGTCGGGCAGGTTCACGGCAGCGGATCCCGGATCTACACCACCACCGCCGAGTGGGCCCGGCGCCGCGGGTCGTGGGTGCTCCTCGGCGGGGACTGCTCCTGCCCTATGGTCGGTGACTGCAAGCACGTCGCGGCGCTGGTGCTCGCCGCGGACCGCGGCTTGGTAGAGCTCGCGCCTCGCAACGGGGAGGCGGCACTCGGCGGGCTCGCCGTGGACGGCGATCACCACGAGTCGTCGGACCACTCCGCTCATCCCGTGGCCGGAGGGGTAGGGACTGGCGCCGAGCAGGCCCCCTGGAGGACCTTGCTGTCCCCGACGACCTCCAGTGCGTGGCACCGCGACCGTGACACGGCGCCCCTCGGGCTGCAGTTCACCCTCCGACGTCCCACCACCCGCACCACGTCCCTGCCGGCCTCCCTCAGCGTCCGGTTGATCCAGCCGGGACGGACCGGATGGACGGCGGGAACACTGGACTGGCGCACCCTCTCGGAGTGGAGCGGCGGGTACGGACGCTCGGGTCCGACGGTCTTCGACACGGAGCAGGTGCGGGTTGCCAAGGCGCTGTACGCCATGTCGACGGCCCTGGCGACGTACGGCAGCTACACCACCTCCGTCAGAGACCTGGACCTGACAGAGTTCGCCCACCCGCAGCTGTGGACCCTGCTGCAAGCGGCCGTGGACGCCGGCATGCCGTTGCGCACGGGCCGGTCCGGTGCCGCAGCCGTGGACCTCTCGCCCGTCGCAGCCGAGGTCAGGCTGGATCTCACCCGTCCCGACGGCCCGAGCGGTGGGTTGGTGGCGACTCCGGGCCTGTGGCTCGACGATCGGACCGTCGACCCGATCCTGTTCGTCGGCAAGCCGGCGCACGGCGTCGTGCTGGCACGAAATGCCCCGGGGGACCCTGTGGAGGGCGGGGCGAAGCCCGAGGAGCCATCAGCCCCGATGCAGCCTCTGACCGACTCGCCGCACGACGCCGGGCAGGCCAGCAATGAGGACGCACCCGGGTTGTGGTTGGCGCCCCTGAACGCCACACCGCCCGCCGGACTGGTGGACGCGCTGCAAGCCGACGAGGCCATCCCGATCCCCGCCGCTGAGGAGGCCACATTCGTCGCCGAGGGCTGGACACGGCTGCGTCGACAGACCCACGTCACCTCCAGCGACGGCTCGTTCATACCACCGACGATCACCGGTCCTGAGCTGGTGGCGCGAGTGGTCCCGGAGCACGCGGACCGGCTGCAGATCCACTGGGGTGTCCGCTACCGCATCGACGACGAGTCGCGCGAGGACCTGATCGACGCCGACCTCGACGTGACCCCGTGGCGGGACCCGGCGGCCGAGGCCAAGGCGATCGGCGCGCTGGCCTCGGTGACGGGGACCGGCTCCCTCGGCCAGGCCGACTTCGACGCCCCGCTCGGTCTGCTGGATGCAGCCGGTGCGCTGCGCCCCTCGGCGATCGTGACCGGCGAGGCGGCCATCGACCTGGCGACCCGGCTCCTGCCAGAGCTGGAGGAGCACCCTGACGTCATCGTCGAGGTGGAGGGAACGCTGCCCGACTACCGCGACGTCACCGACGTCGTGCAGGTGGAGGTGGCCACACGAGCGTTCGAGGACAACCGCGACTGGTTCGGCCTGGACGTCGAGCTGAAGGTGGACGGTCGCACGGTGCCGCTGGGGGCGGTGTTCACCGCACTGACGGAGGGCCGGACCCGACTGATGCTCCGCGATGGAGCGTGGATGTCGTTGGACCGGCCGGTGTTCGACCAGCTGCGCGTCCTCATCGAGGAGGCCGAAGGGCTCACCGAGCCCACCGCCAAGGGTCTGTCGATCAGCCGATACCAGGCCGACCTGTGGGAGCAGCTGGCAGCGCTCGGCATCGTGACCGGGCAGGCCGCGGCGTGGAAGCGGCAGGTCGAGGGGCTGCTGGCCGACCCGTCCGTCCGGCAGCTCGACCCGCCACCCGGCCTGCAGGCCACCCTGCGGCCCTACCAGCAGGAGGGCTTCAGCTGGCTGGCGTTCCTCGCCGAGCACCAGCTGGGCGGGATCCTGGCTGACGACATGGGCCTGGGCAAGACCGTCCAGACGCTGGCGATGATCCTCCACCAGCGGCGCGGCGAGATGTCGAGCGGGATGTCGAGCGAGCTGTCGGCCGCGGAAGGGCCGGGTGGTGGGGCCGGGGCCGCAGATGGGCCGTTCCTGGTGGTTGCACCTGCGTCGGTGGTGCACGGCTGGGTGAGCGAGGCCGCCCGCTTCACGCCCGACCTGGACGTTCGGGTGGCCGATGCGACCTTCGCCAAGATGGGCACCACCGCCGAGGAGTTGGCGGCCGAAGCCGACGTCGTCATCACCAGCTACACCCGCTTCCGGCTGGACGCCGAGGAGTACCGGCGGGTCCGCTGGGCCGGATTGGTGCTGGACGAGGCCCAGGCCGTGAAGAACCACCGCTCCAAGGTGTACGGGTGCGTCAGGCGGCTGGGCGCCCCGACATGCATCGCCATCACGGGCACGCCGATGGAGAACAACCTGATGGAGCTGTGGTCCCTCCTCTCGGTCGCAGCACCAGGGCTGTATCCCAACCCCTCACGCTTCAAGGAGCAGTGGGCCACGCCGATCCAGCGCAGCGGCGACATCGAGCGTCTGGCCCTGCTGCGTAGGCGGATCCGACCGCTGCTGCTGCGCCGCACGAAGGAGGAGGTCGCACCGGACCTGCCGCCCAAGCAGGAGCAGATCCTGGACGTGACCCTCACGCCAGCGCACCGGAAGGTCTACGACACGTGGCTGCAGCGGGAGCGCCGGAAGGTGCTGGGGCTGATGGGTGACCTGGACGAGCACCGCTTCACCGTGCTCCGCTCGATCACGCTGCTGCGGCTGGCCAGCTTGCACGCGGGGTTGGTGGAGGAGGCGAAGGCTGGAGTGGCCTCGGCCAAGCTGGACGTGCTGGTCGAGCACCTGACCGAGATCGCCGAGGCCGGCCACCGGGCGCTGGTCTTCAGCCAGTTCACAAGCTTCCTCGCGTTGGTCCGGGAGCGGCTGGAGCAGGCCGGGCTTGCGCATGCTTATCTGGACGGCTCGACCCGTCGGCGGGACCGGGTGGTCGAGGCGTGGAAGACCTCGGCGGAGCCGGTCTTCATCATCAGCCTGAAGGCCGGCGGGGTGGGCTTGAACCTGACCGAGGCCGACTACGTGTTCCTGCTGGATCCCTGGTGGAACCCGGCGACGGAGGCGCAGGCCATCGACCGCACCCACCGCATCGGCCAGACCCGACCGGTGATGGTCTACCGCCTGATCGCCGAGGACACCATCGAGCAGAAGGTCCGCCGGCTGGCCGAACGCAAGGCCGAGCTGGTCGAGGGGGTGATGGCCGGCGGCCCCGCCTTCGACGGGAAGCTGACCGCGGAGGACGTCGAAGCCCTGTTCGGCTAG